From one Streptomyces mobaraensis genomic stretch:
- a CDS encoding biliverdin-producing heme oxygenase, with translation MDSPDTTPPAAPFSVLIRTASQDPHTEAENSSFMGDLLGGRLGVSAYRRYTEQLWFVYRALEDAAPALADDPVAGPFIRPELARTTCLERDLAHLGGPEWRTGLTPLPATEAYAARIQECARDWPAGYVAHHYTRYLGDLSGGQVIRGTAEKTWGFERKGDGVRFYVFDGIGSPTAFKRHYRELLDALPLDDLEKQQVIAECKRAFGFNTAVFRQLGEEFPLSA, from the coding sequence GTGGACTCGCCCGACACGACCCCGCCCGCCGCCCCCTTTTCCGTGCTGATCCGCACCGCCTCCCAGGACCCGCACACCGAGGCCGAGAACTCGTCGTTCATGGGCGACCTGCTCGGCGGCCGGCTCGGCGTCTCCGCCTACCGCCGCTACACCGAGCAGCTCTGGTTCGTCTACCGGGCCCTGGAGGACGCAGCCCCGGCCCTCGCCGACGACCCCGTCGCGGGCCCCTTCATCCGCCCCGAACTCGCCCGCACCACCTGCCTGGAACGCGACCTCGCACACCTGGGCGGCCCCGAATGGCGCACGGGACTGACACCCCTGCCCGCCACCGAGGCGTACGCCGCCCGGATCCAGGAGTGCGCCCGCGACTGGCCCGCCGGCTACGTCGCCCACCACTACACCCGCTACCTCGGCGACCTCTCCGGCGGCCAGGTCATCCGCGGCACCGCCGAGAAGACCTGGGGCTTCGAGCGCAAGGGCGACGGCGTCCGCTTCTACGTCTTCGACGGCATCGGCAGCCCGACGGCCTTCAAGCGCCACTACCGGGAACTCCTCGACGCGCTGCCGCTCGACGACCTGGAGAAGCAGCAGGTGATCGCCGAGTGCAAGCGCGCCTTCGGGTTCAACACGGCGGTGTTCCGGCAGCTCGGCGAGGAGTTCCCGCTGAGCGCGTGA